CTACCCGTGTTGGGTAATCACGGTTTATGGCTGGCGCTGGCGGTTTTTCTGGCGCTGCGCGGGTTGTCATTAGCCTGGATTTGGCGACGTCACTGGCGAAACGGGACCTGGTTTGCTGCCTCGTAATGGTTAAAGATTCTGAATAGTGAATTTAACCCAGAATCTATGACTACACTTAATCTCACGTCCAGCAGAAAACGAACGCAGTTGGGCGGTTTACTCTCACTATTCACAGCCTGGTAAAGAGGACGTTATGATGAATAAAGACGAAGTCGGCGGTAACTGGAAACAGTTTAAAGGTAAGGTGAAAGAGCAGTGGGGCAAACTGACCGATGACGATATGACGGTCATTGAAGGTAAGCGTGATCAACTGGTAGGTAAAATTCAGGAACGCTATGGTTACGCGAAAGATCAGGCGGAGAAAGAGGTCGATAGCTGGGAAAAACGCAACGACTATCGCTGGTAATCCCCCCTCTTACCCGTGAGTACAAGGATGTACCCCCCTCTGTTTGCTTCGGGCGGCATAGCATGCCGCCCTCGCCTTTAACGAGGTTTCTTTTTAACCTGAATCGAATGATCGTGCTGGCACTCGCCAGGGTGACGACAGGCTTCTACTTCCACGCAGGCTGAACATAATCCGTGTGCTTCAATGACATTGTGGCGCAGAGCAAATCCCATCTTCGCCGCCAGCGTATGCATAATGTCTTCCACGCCTTCCGCACACTCTTCTTTCACTGCACCGCAGCGGTCGCAGATAAACATCGCGGAAGTATGGGTTGGCTGATCGAACAGGTAGCACAACACATAGCTGTTGGTGGATTCGACCTTATGCACAAACCCTTGTTCAAGCAGAAAATCGAGTGCGCGATAGACCGTTGGCGGCTTGGCCTGCGGTTCGGATTCACGCAGCAGGTCCAGCAGATCGTAAGCGCTAATCGCACCTTCCTGCAGGCTCATCAGCCGCAGCACTTCGAGGCGCTGTGGGGTCAGGCGCACATTGCGTTGCGCGCACAATTTTTCAGCTTGCGCCAGCAACTCTTGCGTTGTGGTCTTTTCCATTGGGCACCTCGGATCGCGTGGAGTAAGAAAACCCTCACTTTATCATGTTATGGGAGAAACGCCGAGTTCCAGGCCGGAGCGATAAATCGCTCGCTAATCTTTCCCTGATTTACAAACTCTTCTATATATATTGAGGCTTATCACAAAAATAAACGCCCCGGCGATAAAAGGACAGGGGCAAAACAGGCGACTTTTTCCTTGTTAATCACAGCAATGCTCCAACTCTGTCTGGTTGATACTGACAGAGACGATTTTCACCTGCGAATAAAATGGGCTTACTGTGAATAAAAATTTGAATCTTTTGGTGGTGGCGATGACGGGCTCGCTGTTGGCGTCTCAAACCGCGAGTGCCGCAAATTCCTGGACTGAAGCGCGTAATGACGCGATGGGCGGCACGGGCGTCGCGTCGGCAAATTATGGCAGCGGCGTACTCATCAACCCGGCATTGTTGGCGAAGTCACAGCCGGATGATGACATTACGGTGATCTTCCCGGCTATCGGTGGGCAGATTTCCGACAAGGATAATCTGCGCGATAAGATTGATGATGTTACCGACGACGTAAATAACTATCGTCGCACTCTGGACAATATTAATCCCCTCGATCTCTTTGTTCCCGGCAGTACAGGCTACCGGCAGGTGTCAAATGCCGCAGGCGATCTGGCTGACCAACTTGAATCCCTGAAAGGGAAAACGGCCAGTGCGAAAGCTGGGGCTGGGCTTGCGGTCAGCATTCCGAATGATGTGTTGGCTGTGGCCTTTGTGGCGAAAGCCAATGCCCGTGCCCGCGTGAGTTCGTCTATTGATCAGGGCGACATCGACACGCTGCGCGGTGTTGAAGCCGTGCCTTCCAGCATTCTGGCGGTGGATCCCGAGGACCTGAAATCAAAAGGGTTTGGTCGTGCCGCTATTGTCTCTGATTACGGTGTGGCGGTGGCGCGGCAATTCGATCTGGGTGGTGTACCGGTTTCGGTTGGCGTGACGCCGAAACTGCAAAAAACCTGGCTCTACAACTACACGGTCTCGATTTACGATTTCAACAGCGACGACATCAACAGCAGTCGCTATCGCAACGACGATACCGGTTTTAACGTTGACGCGGGTCTGGCGGCGGACTTTGGTGAACACTGGACGGTTGGTCTGAGTGGGCAAAACCTGTTTTCTCGCGATATCGACACAAAAGAGGTGGCTGGCGTTCGCGATACTTACCAGATTCGTCCGTTGGTCACCGCCGGGGTGGCGTGGCAGAACGATCTGCTGACGCTGAGCGCAGACGGTGATTTAACTGAAACCAAAGGCTTCAAAAGCGAGGAAAACTCACAGTTTGTTGGCGTCGGCGCCGAAGTTCGACCGCTCGACTGGTTGGCCGTCCGCGCCGGTTATCGTGCTGACGTGAAGGACAATGACAGCAATGTCTTCACCGGCGGTGTCGGGTTTGCCCCGTTCTATCGCGTTCATCTTGATTTGATGGGGCTGTACGGCGAGGACGAAACCTGGGGCGCAGGCGCGCAGGTCAGCGTGACGTTCTGATGAGTGATAACCGGAGGCATTACGTCTCCGGTTATGCCTGTGCTATAGTAGCGCCCCCAATTCACCGGATGCTCAAAAAACAACCATGTCACCAGAATCACAATC
The DNA window shown above is from Citrobacter farmeri and carries:
- a CDS encoding CsbD family protein; translation: MNKDEVGGNWKQFKGKVKEQWGKLTDDDMTVIEGKRDQLVGKIQERYGYAKDQAEKEVDSWEKRNDYRW
- the zur gene encoding zinc uptake transcriptional repressor Zur is translated as MEKTTTQELLAQAEKLCAQRNVRLTPQRLEVLRLMSLQEGAISAYDLLDLLRESEPQAKPPTVYRALDFLLEQGFVHKVESTNSYVLCYLFDQPTHTSAMFICDRCGAVKEECAEGVEDIMHTLAAKMGFALRHNVIEAHGLCSACVEVEACRHPGECQHDHSIQVKKKPR
- a CDS encoding conjugal transfer protein TraF — its product is MTGSLLASQTASAANSWTEARNDAMGGTGVASANYGSGVLINPALLAKSQPDDDITVIFPAIGGQISDKDNLRDKIDDVTDDVNNYRRTLDNINPLDLFVPGSTGYRQVSNAAGDLADQLESLKGKTASAKAGAGLAVSIPNDVLAVAFVAKANARARVSSSIDQGDIDTLRGVEAVPSSILAVDPEDLKSKGFGRAAIVSDYGVAVARQFDLGGVPVSVGVTPKLQKTWLYNYTVSIYDFNSDDINSSRYRNDDTGFNVDAGLAADFGEHWTVGLSGQNLFSRDIDTKEVAGVRDTYQIRPLVTAGVAWQNDLLTLSADGDLTETKGFKSEENSQFVGVGAEVRPLDWLAVRAGYRADVKDNDSNVFTGGVGFAPFYRVHLDLMGLYGEDETWGAGAQVSVTF